A stretch of the Oceanicola sp. D3 genome encodes the following:
- a CDS encoding aminoglycoside phosphotransferase family protein encodes MAGQVPPYAVRPPAALLELFEVTSPEFVTETAIARVWRVRRGRGLAALKVWHDPGMANEAGGVEYLSIRRQHGAVRLFARAEGAVLMEWLDGPSLGDLVRAGRDGEATGLLAQVASRLWRQPTVWPGARVVSEEDWCRALFALEFGPALGAEDRAAVERARGLMRRLMEGAGDHIALHGDLHHDNVKDGPRGWTAFDAKGIVGPRAFDLANAFRNPKGAEALIADPARARALAAVFAPAAGVSEAEMLGWAAAKVALSISWRAQGRLDADGELGLLRMFLELAGA; translated from the coding sequence ATGGCGGGACAAGTGCCGCCCTACGCGGTGAGGCCGCCCGCCGCTCTGCTCGAGCTATTCGAAGTCACCTCTCCCGAGTTCGTCACCGAGACCGCCATTGCCCGGGTCTGGCGGGTGCGGCGGGGCAGAGGGCTGGCGGCGCTGAAGGTTTGGCATGATCCCGGAATGGCGAACGAAGCGGGCGGGGTGGAGTATCTGTCGATCCGCCGTCAGCACGGTGCGGTGCGTCTCTTTGCCCGTGCGGAGGGCGCGGTGCTGATGGAGTGGCTCGACGGGCCGTCGCTTGGTGATCTGGTGCGCGCTGGGCGTGACGGGGAAGCAACGGGGCTGCTGGCGCAGGTGGCCTCGCGGCTTTGGCGGCAGCCGACGGTGTGGCCCGGGGCGCGGGTTGTTAGCGAGGAGGACTGGTGCCGGGCGCTGTTTGCGCTGGAGTTCGGCCCGGCGCTGGGCGCGGAAGATCGGGCGGCGGTGGAGCGGGCGCGGGGGCTGATGCGGCGGCTTATGGAGGGCGCGGGGGACCACATCGCTCTGCATGGGGATTTGCACCATGACAACGTGAAGGATGGCCCGCGTGGCTGGACGGCCTTTGATGCGAAAGGGATCGTGGGGCCGCGGGCCTTTGACCTTGCCAATGCGTTTCGCAATCCGAAGGGGGCGGAGGCGCTCATTGCCGATCCGGCGCGAGCGCGGGCTTTGGCGGCGGTGTTTGCTCCGGCAGCGGGGGTGAGCGAGGCGGAAATGCTGGGCTGGGCGGCGGCGAAGGTGGCGCTTTCGATCTCGTGGCGGGCGCAGGGGCGGCTGGACGCGGACGGGGAATTGGGGCTGTTGCGGATGTTTCTGGAATTGGCAGGGGCGTGA